Proteins from one Desulfonema limicola genomic window:
- a CDS encoding BrnA antitoxin family protein: MKKEKIVRYSSNELRNLEKDGGDKTDWVCVHSMKDEDIVFDEDSPEITQDMFDKARIMKTEISLLLDSDVMEWYKKQNIAYQPLINTLLRSYMEAHH, translated from the coding sequence ATGAAAAAAGAAAAAATTGTCAGATACAGCAGTAATGAACTGAGGAATTTGGAAAAAGACGGCGGTGATAAAACCGACTGGGTCTGTGTACACAGTATGAAAGACGAAGATATTGTTTTTGATGAAGATTCACCTGAAATTACACAAGATATGTTTGATAAAGCCCGAATAATGAAAACGGAAATCAGCCTTCTTTTAGATTCGGATGTAATGGAATGGTATAAAAAGCAGAATATCGCCTACCAGCCGCTTATTAACACCTTGTTACGTTCCTATATGGAAGCTCATCATTAA